The following are from one region of the Streptomyces changanensis genome:
- the ptsP gene encoding phosphoenolpyruvate--protein phosphotransferase, which translates to METTLRGVGVSHGVAIGEVRHMGTAVLEPPAKQIPPEDAEREQGRARQAVEAVAADLIARGNLAGGEAQHVLEAQAMMAQDPELMADVERRIAVGSTAERAVYDAFAAYRALLAGAGEYLAGRVADLDDVRNRIVARLLGVPMPGVPDSDEPYVLIARDLAPADTALLDPALVLGFVTEEGGPTSHSAILARALGVPAVVALPGACELAEGTVVAVDGSTGEVFVDPSEDKRDAMERAARERKAALAASTGPGATSDGHRVPLLANVGGPADVPAAVEAGAEGVGLFRTEFLFLDDSERAPSEEKQVEAYRKVLEAFPEGRVVVRVLDAGADKPLAFLTPADEPNPALGVRGLRTLLDHPEVLRTQLTALAKAAEGLPVHLEVMAPMVADRADAKAFADACREAGLRAKFGAMVEIPSAALRARSILREVEFLSLGTNDLAQYTFAADRQVGAVSRLQDPWQPALLDLIAMAADAARAEGKSCGVCGEAASDPLLACVLTGLGVTSLSMGAASIPYVRATLAKYTVAQCERAAAAARAADSAEEARVAAQAVLSGE; encoded by the coding sequence ATGGAGACAACGCTGCGCGGCGTCGGGGTCAGCCACGGGGTGGCGATCGGCGAGGTCCGGCACATGGGGACCGCGGTACTGGAACCGCCGGCCAAGCAGATCCCCCCCGAGGACGCCGAGCGCGAGCAGGGACGTGCCCGCCAGGCCGTGGAGGCCGTGGCCGCCGACCTGATAGCGCGGGGCAACCTCGCCGGCGGTGAGGCCCAGCACGTCCTCGAGGCCCAGGCCATGATGGCGCAGGACCCCGAGTTGATGGCCGACGTGGAGCGGCGCATCGCCGTCGGGTCCACGGCCGAGCGGGCCGTCTACGACGCCTTCGCGGCGTACCGGGCGCTGTTGGCCGGCGCCGGTGAGTACCTCGCCGGGCGGGTCGCCGACCTGGACGACGTGCGGAACCGGATCGTGGCGCGGCTGCTGGGCGTGCCCATGCCGGGCGTGCCGGACAGTGACGAGCCTTACGTACTGATCGCGCGGGACCTGGCGCCGGCGGACACGGCGCTGCTCGACCCGGCGCTGGTGCTCGGCTTCGTGACCGAGGAGGGTGGGCCGACCAGCCACAGCGCGATCCTCGCGCGGGCGCTCGGCGTGCCGGCCGTGGTGGCTCTGCCGGGTGCGTGCGAGCTGGCCGAGGGCACCGTGGTCGCGGTCGACGGCAGCACCGGTGAGGTGTTCGTCGATCCGAGCGAGGACAAGCGCGACGCCATGGAGCGGGCCGCGCGGGAGCGCAAGGCCGCGCTGGCCGCGTCGACCGGTCCGGGTGCCACTTCGGACGGGCACCGGGTGCCGCTGCTGGCCAACGTCGGTGGACCGGCGGACGTGCCGGCCGCCGTGGAGGCCGGGGCCGAGGGCGTCGGCCTGTTCCGCACCGAGTTCCTCTTCCTCGACGACAGCGAGCGCGCCCCGTCGGAGGAGAAGCAGGTCGAGGCGTACCGGAAGGTGCTGGAGGCGTTCCCGGAGGGCCGGGTCGTCGTGCGGGTGCTGGACGCGGGCGCGGACAAGCCGCTGGCGTTCCTCACGCCGGCCGACGAGCCGAACCCGGCGCTGGGCGTGCGGGGCCTGCGGACGCTGCTCGACCATCCGGAGGTGCTGCGGACGCAGCTGACCGCGCTGGCGAAGGCGGCCGAGGGGCTGCCGGTGCACCTCGAGGTCATGGCGCCGATGGTGGCGGACCGGGCGGACGCGAAGGCGTTCGCCGACGCGTGCCGTGAGGCGGGGCTGCGGGCGAAGTTCGGCGCGATGGTGGAGATCCCGTCGGCGGCGCTGCGCGCGCGTTCGATCCTGCGGGAGGTGGAGTTCCTGTCGCTGGGCACGAACGACCTCGCGCAGTACACGTTCGCGGCCGACCGGCAGGTCGGTGCCGTGTCGCGGTTGCAGGACCCGTGGCAGCCGGCGCTGCTCGACCTGATCGCGATGGCGGCCGACGCGGCCCGGGCGGAGGGCAAGAGCTGCGGCGTATGCGGCGAGGCGGCCTCCGATCCGCTGCTGGCGTGCGTGCTGACGGGTCTGGGCGTCACCTCCCTGTCGATGGGTGCGGCGTCGATCCCCTACGTGCGGGCGACGCTGGCGAAGTACACGGTGGCGCAGTGCGAGCGGGCCGCGGCCGCGGCCCGGGCGGCCGACTCGGCGGAGGAGGCACGGGTCGCCGCTCAGGCGGTGCTCTCCGGCGAGTGA
- a CDS encoding acetoacetate--CoA ligase, with amino-acid sequence MTSTSATAHSDQPEPLWQPDQDRIASAAVTRFQAWAAERHGAPANGGYPALHRWSIDHLDTFWQAVTEWFDVHFTTPYTRVLGDRAMPGAQWFPGATLNYAEHALRAADRRPDAPALLHVDETHEPTPVTWAELRRQVAALAAELRALGVRPGDRVSGYLPNVPQAVTALLATAAVGAVWTSCAPDFGARSVLDRFQQVEPVVLFTVDGYRYGGKEHDRRDTVAELRRELPTLRAVVHIPLLGTPAPDGALEWSALTSGDATPLYEQVPFEHPLWILYSSGTTGLPKAIVQSQGGILLEHFKQLGFHCDLGPDDVFFWYTSTGWMMWNFLVSGLLTGTTVVLYDGSPGHPSTDAQWRVAERTRATLYGTSAAYVMACRKAGVHPARDHDLSRIRCVATTGSPLPPDGFRWLHDEFATAGADLYVASVSGGTDVCSCFAGAVPTLPVHIGELQAPCLGTDLQAWDPHGKPLTGEVGELVVTNPMPSMPIHFWNDPDGSRYHDSYFDTYPGVWRHGDWITLTDHGSVVIHGRSDSTLNRQGVRMGSADIYEAVERLPEIKESLVIGLEEPDGGYWMPLFVHLAEGAVLDDALVDRVKRTIRTELSPRHVPDEIIQVPGVPHTLTGKRIEVPVKRLLQGTPLDKACNPGSIDDVSLLHFYEDLARRRAQQRTAD; translated from the coding sequence ATGACATCGACGTCAGCGACAGCGCACTCCGACCAACCCGAGCCGCTCTGGCAGCCGGACCAGGACCGCATCGCCTCCGCCGCGGTCACCCGCTTCCAGGCATGGGCCGCAGAGCGCCACGGCGCCCCCGCGAACGGCGGGTACCCGGCGCTCCACCGCTGGTCCATCGACCACCTCGACACCTTCTGGCAAGCCGTCACCGAGTGGTTCGACGTCCACTTCACGACTCCGTACACGCGCGTCCTGGGCGACCGCGCCATGCCCGGCGCCCAGTGGTTCCCCGGCGCCACCCTCAACTACGCCGAACACGCCCTGCGCGCCGCGGACCGGCGCCCCGACGCCCCCGCGCTCCTCCACGTCGACGAGACCCACGAGCCGACCCCCGTCACCTGGGCGGAACTGCGCCGCCAGGTCGCCGCCCTCGCCGCCGAACTGCGCGCCCTCGGCGTGCGCCCCGGCGACCGCGTCAGCGGCTACCTGCCCAACGTCCCGCAGGCTGTCACCGCCCTCCTCGCCACCGCCGCCGTCGGCGCCGTGTGGACCTCCTGCGCCCCCGACTTCGGCGCCCGCAGCGTCCTCGACCGCTTCCAGCAGGTCGAACCGGTCGTCCTCTTCACCGTCGACGGCTACCGCTACGGCGGCAAGGAGCACGACCGCCGCGACACCGTCGCCGAACTGCGCCGCGAGCTCCCCACCCTCCGCGCCGTCGTCCACATCCCGCTCCTCGGCACCCCCGCCCCCGACGGCGCCCTCGAATGGTCCGCGCTCACCTCGGGCGACGCCACCCCGCTCTACGAGCAGGTCCCCTTCGAGCACCCCCTGTGGATCCTCTACTCCTCCGGCACCACCGGCCTTCCCAAGGCCATCGTCCAGTCCCAGGGCGGCATCCTGCTCGAGCACTTCAAGCAGCTCGGGTTCCACTGCGACCTCGGCCCCGACGACGTGTTCTTCTGGTACACCTCCACCGGCTGGATGATGTGGAACTTTCTCGTCTCCGGCCTCCTCACCGGCACCACCGTCGTCCTCTACGACGGCAGCCCGGGACACCCGTCGACCGACGCCCAGTGGCGCGTCGCCGAACGCACCCGCGCCACCCTCTATGGCACCTCCGCCGCCTACGTCATGGCCTGCCGCAAGGCCGGCGTGCACCCCGCCCGCGACCACGACCTGTCCCGGATCCGGTGCGTCGCCACCACGGGCTCCCCCCTGCCGCCCGACGGCTTCCGCTGGCTCCACGACGAGTTCGCCACCGCCGGCGCCGACCTGTACGTCGCCTCCGTCAGCGGAGGCACCGACGTGTGCAGCTGCTTCGCCGGCGCCGTCCCCACCCTCCCGGTCCACATCGGAGAGCTCCAGGCGCCCTGCCTGGGCACCGACCTCCAGGCGTGGGACCCCCACGGCAAGCCCCTGACCGGCGAGGTCGGCGAACTCGTCGTCACCAACCCCATGCCGTCCATGCCGATCCACTTCTGGAACGACCCCGACGGCAGCCGCTACCACGACAGCTACTTCGACACCTACCCCGGCGTCTGGCGCCACGGCGACTGGATCACCCTCACCGACCACGGCTCCGTCGTCATCCACGGCCGCTCCGACTCCACCCTCAACCGCCAGGGCGTCCGCATGGGCAGCGCCGACATCTACGAAGCCGTCGAGCGCCTCCCCGAGATCAAGGAGTCCCTCGTCATCGGCCTGGAGGAACCGGACGGCGGCTACTGGATGCCGCTCTTCGTCCACCTCGCCGAAGGAGCCGTCCTCGACGACGCCCTCGTCGACCGCGTCAAGCGGACCATCCGCACCGAACTCTCCCCCCGCCACGTCCCCGACGAGATCATCCAGGTCCCCGGCGTCCCCCACACCCTCACCGGGAAGCGGATCGAGGTCCCCGTCAAGCGCCTCCTCCAGGGCACCCCGCTCGACAAGGCCTGCAATCCCGGCTCCATCGACGACGTCAGCCTCCTCCACTTCTACGAGGACCTCGCACGCCGCCGCGCCCAGCAGCGCACCGCCGACTGA
- a CDS encoding glycoside hydrolase family 31 protein has translation MDRRELVRSMWVFGRVRGPRAMRSAWRQRRADAVGLPPRGPERARVPGRVTGVEPLPGGGIVRFARSVLRVCVSAGGTVFWGWDGAEPLPSYALAGEVPEPDARVVLEPDTDGGWRVVAERVTVAVSRNGAVEVRTPGGVVLRRDLPPRWWEPVGGGEARWVQRSEVPADARFFGLGGRAGGPRLRDGVYRLWNSDPRGSFGPQDDPLYVTMPVHWVVADAGTHLAFHDNPWDGRVTLREGGEGAGSGHDRPGLVEVRMSGGPLRCWVVVGTPARVLRGWTQLTGAPAVPPSWALGPQHARWGFGSAEEVRRVVAGYREHDLPLAALHLDIDHYDGHRVFTVDRERFPDLPGLAAELREQGVRLVSIVDPAVKAEPGGAVYEDGARVGARGAFVRDARGEVVRGVVWPGECVYPDFTDPAVRGWWGRLYEERLAQGFAGVWHDMNEPVSFTPFGDMTLPRSARHALEGRGGDHREAHNVYALAMARAGYEGLARLRPRERPFLFSRSGWVGMQRYGGTWSGDVATGWPGLRASLSLALGLGLCGVPYSGPDVGGFDGFPSPELYLRWFQLGAWLPLFRTHAAIDAGRREPWEFGPKVLEYARAALEERERLRPYFVSLARLARLTGAPYARPLWWGAPEDRVLRECEDAFLLGDALLVAPVLTRGTDRRAVRLPRGRWYDMVTGQSYEGPGQVLVEAPLSRVPVLVRAGAVVPVRGEEGTTELEVWAPAPGRSGGGLVVRDPGDGWERADVERYVTRWVDGEVRVELVTDAGAVAVGPAGVRVRGLGVTGGGEGRG, from the coding sequence ATGGACCGTCGTGAGCTGGTGCGTTCGATGTGGGTGTTCGGCAGGGTGCGGGGGCCGCGAGCCATGCGTTCGGCGTGGCGCCAGCGGAGGGCGGACGCCGTGGGGCTGCCTCCCCGGGGGCCGGAGCGGGCCAGGGTGCCGGGGCGGGTGACGGGGGTGGAGCCGCTGCCGGGCGGAGGGATCGTGCGGTTCGCGCGCTCGGTGCTGCGGGTGTGCGTGTCGGCCGGGGGGACGGTCTTCTGGGGGTGGGACGGGGCGGAGCCCCTGCCGTCGTACGCGTTGGCGGGCGAGGTGCCGGAGCCGGACGCGCGGGTGGTGCTGGAGCCGGACACGGACGGCGGCTGGCGGGTGGTGGCCGAGCGGGTGACGGTGGCCGTGTCGCGCAACGGGGCGGTCGAGGTGCGCACACCGGGCGGTGTGGTGTTGCGCCGGGACCTTCCGCCGCGCTGGTGGGAGCCGGTGGGCGGGGGCGAGGCGCGGTGGGTGCAGCGGTCGGAGGTGCCGGCCGACGCGCGGTTCTTCGGGCTGGGGGGCCGCGCGGGTGGGCCGCGGCTGCGGGACGGGGTGTACCGGCTGTGGAACAGCGACCCGCGCGGCAGCTTCGGTCCGCAGGACGATCCGCTGTACGTCACGATGCCGGTCCACTGGGTGGTGGCGGACGCGGGGACGCACCTGGCGTTCCACGACAACCCGTGGGACGGGCGGGTCACGCTGCGGGAGGGCGGCGAGGGGGCCGGGTCGGGCCACGACCGGCCGGGGCTGGTCGAGGTGCGGATGAGCGGCGGTCCCCTGCGCTGCTGGGTGGTGGTGGGGACGCCGGCGCGGGTGCTGCGCGGGTGGACGCAGTTGACGGGGGCGCCGGCGGTGCCGCCGTCGTGGGCGCTGGGGCCGCAGCACGCGCGGTGGGGGTTCGGCAGCGCCGAGGAGGTGCGGCGGGTGGTGGCCGGGTACCGGGAGCACGACCTGCCGCTGGCGGCGCTGCACCTGGACATCGACCACTACGACGGGCACCGGGTGTTCACCGTGGACCGCGAGCGGTTCCCGGACCTGCCGGGGCTGGCGGCGGAGTTGCGGGAGCAGGGGGTGCGGCTGGTGTCGATCGTGGACCCGGCGGTGAAGGCGGAGCCGGGCGGCGCGGTGTACGAGGACGGCGCGCGGGTGGGCGCCCGGGGGGCGTTCGTGCGGGACGCGCGGGGCGAGGTGGTGCGGGGCGTGGTGTGGCCGGGTGAGTGCGTGTACCCGGACTTCACGGATCCGGCGGTGCGCGGCTGGTGGGGCCGGCTGTACGAGGAGCGGTTGGCGCAGGGGTTCGCCGGGGTGTGGCACGACATGAACGAGCCGGTGTCGTTCACGCCGTTCGGGGACATGACGCTGCCCCGGTCGGCGCGGCACGCGCTGGAGGGCCGGGGCGGGGACCACCGGGAGGCGCACAACGTGTACGCGCTGGCGATGGCCCGGGCGGGGTACGAGGGGCTGGCGCGGCTGCGGCCCCGGGAGCGGCCGTTCCTGTTCTCCCGGTCGGGGTGGGTGGGGATGCAGCGGTACGGCGGTACCTGGTCGGGGGACGTGGCCACGGGGTGGCCGGGGCTGCGGGCGTCGCTGTCGCTGGCGCTGGGGCTGGGGTTGTGCGGGGTGCCGTACTCGGGGCCGGACGTGGGCGGCTTCGACGGGTTCCCCTCGCCGGAGCTGTACCTGCGGTGGTTCCAGCTGGGCGCCTGGCTGCCGCTGTTCCGTACGCACGCGGCGATCGACGCGGGGCGGCGCGAGCCGTGGGAGTTCGGGCCGAAGGTGCTGGAGTACGCGCGGGCGGCGCTGGAGGAGCGGGAGCGGCTGCGGCCGTACTTCGTGTCGCTGGCGCGGCTGGCCCGGCTGACGGGCGCGCCGTACGCGCGGCCCCTGTGGTGGGGCGCCCCGGAGGACCGGGTGCTGCGGGAGTGCGAGGACGCCTTCCTGCTGGGGGACGCGCTGCTGGTGGCGCCGGTGCTGACGCGCGGGACGGACCGGCGGGCGGTCCGGCTGCCGCGCGGCCGCTGGTACGACATGGTGACCGGGCAGTCGTACGAGGGGCCGGGGCAGGTGCTGGTGGAGGCGCCGCTGTCGCGGGTGCCGGTGCTGGTGCGGGCGGGGGCCGTGGTGCCGGTGCGGGGCGAGGAGGGGACCACGGAGCTCGAGGTGTGGGCGCCGGCGCCGGGCCGCTCGGGTGGCGGGCTGGTCGTGCGGGACCCGGGCGACGGGTGGGAGCGGGCGGACGTGGAGCGGTACGTCACGCGGTGGGTGGACGGCGAGGTGCGGGTGGAGCTGGTGACCGACGCGGGGGCGGTGGCGGTGGGGCCCGCGGGGGTACGGGTGCGCGGGTTGGGTGTGACGGGCGGGGGTGAGGGACGGGGGTAA
- a CDS encoding NUDIX domain-containing protein: MQNTHCAHCGAAYADPAQPWPRTCPSCTAVTYRNPLPVAVALLPASGPEGAGLVVITRTIEPARGGTALPGGYIDHTEDWREAVVRELREETGIEAAADDVRLADAMSAPGGHLLLFGLLPERREADLPPSAPTDETAGHHVLRAPAPLAFPLHTEAVRRYFAGEYDHPRPRP, encoded by the coding sequence GTGCAGAACACCCATTGCGCCCACTGCGGTGCCGCCTACGCCGACCCGGCCCAGCCCTGGCCCCGCACCTGCCCCTCCTGCACCGCAGTCACCTACCGCAACCCCCTCCCCGTGGCCGTCGCCCTCCTCCCGGCGTCCGGCCCCGAGGGCGCCGGGCTCGTGGTCATCACCCGCACCATCGAACCCGCGCGCGGCGGCACCGCCCTGCCCGGCGGCTACATCGACCACACCGAGGACTGGCGCGAGGCGGTCGTACGGGAGCTCCGCGAGGAGACCGGCATCGAGGCCGCCGCCGACGACGTGCGCCTGGCCGACGCGATGAGCGCGCCCGGCGGCCACCTGCTGCTCTTCGGTCTCCTCCCCGAGCGCCGCGAGGCCGACCTGCCGCCTTCCGCCCCCACGGACGAGACGGCCGGCCATCACGTCCTGCGCGCCCCGGCGCCCCTGGCCTTCCCGCTGCACACCGAGGCGGTCCGCCGCTACTTCGCGGGGGAGTACGACCACCCCCGCCCCCGCCCCTGA
- a CDS encoding M15 family metallopeptidase, protein MTGRGVPVRSVAAAVAGALALAAAPAAPPPARAEAGPVTGPASASARAGSGAEPVAPRGFVALAAVDPTVLHDLRYTTAHNFVGEPVDGYRQPLCLLTRSAARALHRAQTRLLRRGYSLKVYDCYRPQRAVDHFARWARDPDDERMRAEFHPRVDKSRLFADGYVAERSGHSRGSTVDVTLVRLPAAPTRPYVPGETLVDCAAPRAERFPDASVDMGTGYDCFDTLSHTDDPRVQGAPRRNRDALREALAAEGFVNLPQEWWHFTYRPEDFPDTYFDFPVAWRSLTGRPGGPSAPRGDADGRVRWRPVPGSAR, encoded by the coding sequence ATGACAGGACGTGGTGTTCCCGTACGGTCCGTGGCCGCCGCCGTCGCCGGGGCGCTCGCCCTGGCCGCCGCTCCCGCCGCCCCGCCCCCGGCGCGGGCGGAGGCGGGGCCGGTGACGGGTCCGGCGTCGGCGTCGGCACGGGCGGGATCCGGGGCGGAACCCGTCGCGCCACGGGGGTTCGTGGCGCTGGCGGCGGTCGATCCGACCGTCCTGCACGACCTGCGCTACACGACCGCGCACAACTTCGTCGGCGAGCCGGTGGACGGGTACCGCCAGCCGCTGTGCCTGCTGACCCGGTCGGCGGCGCGGGCCCTGCACCGGGCGCAGACCCGGCTGCTGCGGCGGGGGTACTCGCTGAAGGTGTACGACTGCTACCGCCCGCAGCGGGCCGTCGACCACTTCGCGCGGTGGGCGCGGGACCCGGACGACGAGCGGATGCGGGCGGAGTTCCACCCGCGCGTGGACAAGTCGCGGCTCTTCGCGGACGGGTACGTGGCGGAGCGATCGGGGCACAGCCGGGGGTCGACCGTCGACGTGACGCTGGTGCGGCTGCCGGCGGCGCCGACCCGCCCGTACGTGCCGGGCGAGACGCTCGTGGACTGCGCGGCGCCGCGCGCGGAGCGGTTCCCGGACGCCTCGGTCGACATGGGGACGGGGTACGACTGCTTCGACACGCTGTCGCACACCGACGACCCGCGGGTCCAGGGGGCGCCGCGGCGCAACCGGGACGCGCTGCGCGAGGCGCTCGCGGCGGAGGGGTTCGTGAACCTGCCGCAGGAGTGGTGGCACTTCACGTACCGGCCGGAGGACTTCCCCGACACGTACTTCGACTTCCCCGTGGCGTGGCGCTCGCTGACCGGCCGCCCGGGTGGGCCGTCCGCGCCCCGAGGGGACGCGGACGGCCGGGTCAGGTGGCGACCGGTTCCGGGGTCGGCTCGGTGA
- a CDS encoding GTP-binding protein, which produces MAFGRSSRKGPPPVEPVTLKILVAGGFGVGKTTLVGAVSEIRPLRTEEELTEASRPVDDLDGVESKSTTTVAMDFGRITLREDLVLYLFGTPGQDRFWFLWDELAQGALGAVVLVDTRRLEDSFAAIDYFERRRIPFAIAVNCFEGADLHPVEAVRAALDLDPAVPLLMCDARRRESVKEVLVAVVRHAMTFTEPTPEPVAT; this is translated from the coding sequence ATGGCCTTCGGGCGCTCTAGCCGCAAGGGTCCGCCGCCGGTCGAACCGGTGACGTTGAAGATCCTGGTCGCCGGCGGGTTCGGCGTCGGCAAGACCACGCTGGTCGGGGCGGTGAGCGAGATCCGGCCCCTGCGCACCGAGGAGGAGCTCACCGAGGCGAGCCGGCCGGTCGACGACCTGGACGGGGTCGAGTCCAAGTCGACGACCACGGTCGCGATGGACTTCGGGCGGATCACCCTGCGCGAGGACCTGGTGCTGTACCTGTTCGGTACGCCCGGCCAGGACCGGTTCTGGTTCCTCTGGGACGAGCTCGCGCAGGGCGCGCTCGGCGCGGTGGTCCTGGTCGACACCCGCCGCCTGGAGGACTCCTTCGCGGCCATCGACTACTTCGAGCGGCGGCGCATCCCCTTCGCCATCGCCGTCAACTGCTTCGAGGGCGCGGACCTCCATCCGGTCGAGGCGGTACGCGCGGCGCTGGACCTGGACCCGGCCGTACCGCTGCTGATGTGCGACGCCCGGCGGCGCGAGTCTGTCAAGGAGGTCCTCGTCGCGGTGGTCAGGCACGCGATGACCTTCACCGAGCCGACCCCGGAACCGGTCGCCACCTGA
- a CDS encoding DUF742 domain-containing protein → MSDAAARQARRHRNGGDAHHWFDDDAGPVVRPYAMTRGRTATAGRHRLDLIAVVVPEPAADDPGRDQTLSPEHVEIVERCSEFPQSIAELAAGMDLPVGVVRVLVGDLVEDELVHVTRPVPPAELPDVSILREVINGLRAL, encoded by the coding sequence ATGAGCGACGCAGCGGCGCGACAGGCGCGGCGCCACCGCAACGGCGGCGACGCCCACCACTGGTTCGACGACGACGCCGGTCCGGTGGTGCGCCCGTACGCGATGACCCGCGGCCGGACCGCGACCGCCGGCCGCCACCGGCTCGACCTGATCGCGGTCGTCGTCCCGGAGCCCGCGGCCGACGACCCCGGCCGCGACCAGACGCTCTCCCCGGAACACGTGGAGATCGTCGAACGCTGCAGCGAGTTCCCGCAGTCGATCGCCGAACTCGCCGCCGGGATGGACCTGCCCGTCGGGGTGGTCCGGGTCCTGGTCGGCGACCTCGTCGAGGACGAGCTGGTCCACGTAACCCGTCCCGTTCCGCCGGCCGAGCTGCCGGACGTGAGCATTCTGCGTGAGGTGATCAATGGCCTTCGGGCGCTCTAG